The following coding sequences lie in one Pirellulales bacterium genomic window:
- a CDS encoding pitrilysin family protein — protein sequence MILSHVYPNGLVLLAEPMESVESVAFTFRVPAGTAVEPRGQGGVAGMTCEMILRGAGPRDNRQFVNDLDNLGVERGENVGDAHVVFRGATLARNLSPALEIYADILRRPHLPDEQFEPCRLIALQELAAVEDEPAHKVMLELRRRHFPDPWGRASQGEQAALESLTLADIQNYFQRVYRPNGSILGVAGRIEWEVLKADVGRLLGDWPAASEAKIEEHQAGPHREHLDHESNQTQIGLAYPSVAYRDDDYYVASAAVGVLGDGMSSRLFTEVREKRGLCYSVYASHGTLLDRGSVFCYAGTSAERAQETLDVMLREIVRLAEGIEAGELERLKARIKSSLIMQQESTSARSALLTRDWYFLGRVRTLDEVEAIVDGLSADEINRYLAGHRPRQFTIVTLGPKALEVPVGIP from the coding sequence ATGATCCTCTCGCACGTCTACCCGAACGGCCTCGTGCTGCTGGCCGAGCCGATGGAATCGGTCGAGTCGGTGGCCTTCACGTTTCGCGTTCCGGCCGGCACGGCCGTCGAACCGCGGGGCCAAGGCGGAGTGGCGGGCATGACCTGCGAAATGATCCTGCGGGGAGCCGGACCGCGAGACAACCGCCAGTTCGTCAACGATCTCGATAACCTGGGCGTGGAACGCGGTGAAAACGTGGGAGATGCCCACGTGGTGTTTCGCGGGGCGACGCTGGCCCGCAACCTCTCACCGGCCCTGGAGATTTATGCCGATATTCTGCGGCGGCCGCACTTGCCCGACGAGCAGTTCGAGCCGTGCCGCCTGATCGCCCTACAAGAACTTGCGGCCGTCGAAGACGAGCCGGCGCACAAGGTGATGCTGGAGTTGCGGCGGCGGCATTTTCCCGATCCCTGGGGCCGGGCCAGCCAGGGTGAACAAGCCGCTCTGGAGTCGTTGACCCTGGCCGATATTCAGAACTATTTTCAGCGAGTTTATCGTCCCAACGGCAGCATCCTGGGAGTCGCCGGACGCATCGAGTGGGAAGTGCTGAAAGCCGACGTTGGACGCCTGCTGGGCGACTGGCCGGCGGCCAGCGAGGCGAAGATCGAAGAACACCAGGCCGGGCCGCACCGCGAGCACCTCGACCACGAGTCGAACCAGACCCAGATCGGCCTGGCCTACCCCAGCGTGGCCTATCGCGACGATGACTATTACGTCGCCTCGGCGGCCGTGGGAGTGCTGGGCGACGGCATGAGCTCGCGGCTGTTCACCGAGGTGCGCGAGAAGCGGGGTCTGTGCTACAGCGTATATGCGTCGCACGGCACGCTGCTCGATCGCGGCAGCGTGTTTTGCTACGCCGGCACCAGCGCCGAGCGGGCGCAAGAGACGCTCGACGTCATGCTGCGCGAGATCGTGCGGCTGGCCGAGGGGATCGAGGCGGGCGAGCTGGAGCGGCTCAAGGCCCGCATCAAGAGCAGCCTGATCATGCAGCAAGAATCGACCTCGGCCCGCAGCGCACTGCTGACGCGCGACTGGTACTTCTTGGGCCGCGTGCGCACGCTGGATGAGGTCGAGGCCATTGTGGATGGTCTTTCGGCCGACGAAATCAACCGCTATCTGGCGGGCCATCGGCCGCGGCAATTCACCATCGTTACCTTGGGACCCAAAGCGTTGGAGGTGCCAGTTGGAATTCCGTGA